A genomic region of Glycine max cultivar Williams 82 chromosome 15, Glycine_max_v4.0, whole genome shotgun sequence contains the following coding sequences:
- the BZIP98 gene encoding transcription factor TGA6 isoform X1 has translation MTRELKEECRAPILSYPFPIHGSSCQALADQGRGRYQESGILADQGRECYQESKTLAARNYTEESTIDSFHVSDFGAFDQSYRIGDAVDLSGNPVYNSLKVNSQTISPGSVHISSLGQLPTSLEKSPLTNQIEPHRLRLQKVQSSNPGTILVGNTDNQEESAMADASPRTDISTDGDTDDKNQPYDRNEALAAVSDSSDRSKDKSDQKTLRRLAQNREAARKSRLRKKAYVQQLESSRLKLTQLEQELQRARQHGIFISSSGDQAHTLSGNGAMQFDAEYARWLEEQNRQINELKAAVNSHASDTELRMIVDGILAHYDEIFRLKGVAAKADVFHLLSGMWKTPAERCFLWLGGFRSSELLKLLVSQLEPLTEQQLMGITNLQQSSQQAEDALSQGMEALQQSLAETLSTGAPASSGSSGNVANYMGQMAMAMGKLGTLEGFIQQADNLRQQTLQQMHRILTTRQSARALLAIHDYFSRLRALSSLWLARPRD, from the exons ATGACAAGGGAGCTGAAAGAGGAATGCCGAGCTCCAATTCTGAGTTACCCATTTCCAATTCATG GATCATCCTGCCAAGCTCTGGCTGACCAGGGTCGAGGACGTTACCAAGAGTCTGGGATCCTTGCTGACCAGGGTCGAGAATGTTACCAAGAGTCCAAGACCCTTGCTGCTAGAAA CTATACAGAGGAGAGCACAATTGATTCTTTTCATGTTTCTGACTTTGGAGCATTTGATCAGTCATATCGAATAGGGGATGCTGTTGACCTCAGTGGAA ACCCAGTTTACAATTCACTAAAAGTAAACAGCCAAACAATTTCTCCAGGTTCTGTTCACATTAGTAGTCTTGGTCAG TTGCCAACTTCACTTGAAAAAAGCCCATTGACGAATCAAATAGAGCCGCATAGGTTACGATTACAGAAGGTTCAATCATCAAATCCTGGCACAATATTAGTTGGTAATACAGATAACCAGGAGGAGTCTGCCATGGCTGATGCCAGTCCTAGGACTGATATTTCTACAGATGGTGACACTGATGACAAGAATCAGCCG TATGATAGAAATGAAGCCCTTGCTGCTGTTTCCGACTCTAGTGACAGATCGAAAGACAAATCAGATCAGAAG aCTCTCCGCAGGCTTGCTCAGAACCGTGAAGCTGCCAGAAAAAGCCGCTTGCGAAAGAAA GCGTATGTCCAACAGTTGGAAAGTAGTCGTTTGAAGCTGACCCAACTAGAGCAAGAGCTTCAGCGAGCTAGGCAGCAT GGGATTTTCATATCAAGCTCGGGTGATCAAGCACATACATTGAGTGGAAATG GGGCAATGCAATTTGATGCAGAATATGCAAGGTGGCTGGAAGAGCAGAATCGACAAATTAATGAGCTGAAAGCTGCTGTAAACTCTCATGCAAGTGACACTGAACTTCGCATGATCGTTGATGGTATATTGGCACATTATGATGAGATTTTTAGGCTGAAAGGTGTTGCAGCTAAGGCTGATgttttccatttgttgtctggTATGTGGAAAACACCTGCTGAGAGGTGTTTTTTGTGGCTTGGTGGTTTTCGGTCATCTGAACTCCTCAAG CTGCTGGTTAGTCAATTGGAGCCTCTCACAGAGCAGCAGCTGATGGGTATTACCAACTTGCAGCAATCCTCCCAACAAGCAGAAGATGCATTATCTCAGGGCATGGAAGCATTGCAACAGTCCCTTGCAGAGACATTGTCCACCGGAGCACCTGCCTCATCTGGTTCATCAGGGAATGTGGCAAATTACATGGGTCAAATGGCCATGGCCATGGGTAAGCTAGGGACACTTGAAGGGTTCATTCAACAg
- the BZIP98 gene encoding transcription factor TGA6 isoform X2: MNVIQQSHDSMLKEHTLSEGSSCQALADQGRGRYQESGILADQGRECYQESKTLAARNYTEESTIDSFHVSDFGAFDQSYRIGDAVDLSGNPVYNSLKVNSQTISPGSVHISSLGQLPTSLEKSPLTNQIEPHRLRLQKVQSSNPGTILVGNTDNQEESAMADASPRTDISTDGDTDDKNQPYDRNEALAAVSDSSDRSKDKSDQKTLRRLAQNREAARKSRLRKKAYVQQLESSRLKLTQLEQELQRARQHGIFISSSGDQAHTLSGNGAMQFDAEYARWLEEQNRQINELKAAVNSHASDTELRMIVDGILAHYDEIFRLKGVAAKADVFHLLSGMWKTPAERCFLWLGGFRSSELLKLLVSQLEPLTEQQLMGITNLQQSSQQAEDALSQGMEALQQSLAETLSTGAPASSGSSGNVANYMGQMAMAMGKLGTLEGFIQQADNLRQQTLQQMHRILTTRQSARALLAIHDYFSRLRALSSLWLARPRD, encoded by the exons ATG AATGTGATACAGCAGAGTCATGATTCAATGCTAAAGGAACACACATTATCTGAAGGATCATCCTGCCAAGCTCTGGCTGACCAGGGTCGAGGACGTTACCAAGAGTCTGGGATCCTTGCTGACCAGGGTCGAGAATGTTACCAAGAGTCCAAGACCCTTGCTGCTAGAAA CTATACAGAGGAGAGCACAATTGATTCTTTTCATGTTTCTGACTTTGGAGCATTTGATCAGTCATATCGAATAGGGGATGCTGTTGACCTCAGTGGAA ACCCAGTTTACAATTCACTAAAAGTAAACAGCCAAACAATTTCTCCAGGTTCTGTTCACATTAGTAGTCTTGGTCAG TTGCCAACTTCACTTGAAAAAAGCCCATTGACGAATCAAATAGAGCCGCATAGGTTACGATTACAGAAGGTTCAATCATCAAATCCTGGCACAATATTAGTTGGTAATACAGATAACCAGGAGGAGTCTGCCATGGCTGATGCCAGTCCTAGGACTGATATTTCTACAGATGGTGACACTGATGACAAGAATCAGCCG TATGATAGAAATGAAGCCCTTGCTGCTGTTTCCGACTCTAGTGACAGATCGAAAGACAAATCAGATCAGAAG aCTCTCCGCAGGCTTGCTCAGAACCGTGAAGCTGCCAGAAAAAGCCGCTTGCGAAAGAAA GCGTATGTCCAACAGTTGGAAAGTAGTCGTTTGAAGCTGACCCAACTAGAGCAAGAGCTTCAGCGAGCTAGGCAGCAT GGGATTTTCATATCAAGCTCGGGTGATCAAGCACATACATTGAGTGGAAATG GGGCAATGCAATTTGATGCAGAATATGCAAGGTGGCTGGAAGAGCAGAATCGACAAATTAATGAGCTGAAAGCTGCTGTAAACTCTCATGCAAGTGACACTGAACTTCGCATGATCGTTGATGGTATATTGGCACATTATGATGAGATTTTTAGGCTGAAAGGTGTTGCAGCTAAGGCTGATgttttccatttgttgtctggTATGTGGAAAACACCTGCTGAGAGGTGTTTTTTGTGGCTTGGTGGTTTTCGGTCATCTGAACTCCTCAAG CTGCTGGTTAGTCAATTGGAGCCTCTCACAGAGCAGCAGCTGATGGGTATTACCAACTTGCAGCAATCCTCCCAACAAGCAGAAGATGCATTATCTCAGGGCATGGAAGCATTGCAACAGTCCCTTGCAGAGACATTGTCCACCGGAGCACCTGCCTCATCTGGTTCATCAGGGAATGTGGCAAATTACATGGGTCAAATGGCCATGGCCATGGGTAAGCTAGGGACACTTGAAGGGTTCATTCAACAg